The Brevibacillus humidisoli DNA segment TAGAGCGTAAGTTGAAGAAAAATAAGGTGGACGTCTTCACCAAAGCGATGGCCAAAGGTATGGAAGAGACCGAAAACGGCGTCGTGGTAACGGCAGAAGTGAAGGGTGAAGAGAAGAAGTTTGAGGCGGATTATGTCCTGGTTACGGTAGGGCGGCGTCCCAACACCGACGAACTGGGCCTGAGCGACATCGGCATGAAGCTGACGGAAAAAGGGTATGTGATTGTCGATAAGCAGGGACAGACCAGCATTCCCAACGTGTATGCAATCGGTGACATCGTAGAGGGACCTGCGCTGGCCCATAAGGCCTCCTACGAAGGAAAAGTGGCTGCGGAAGCGATTGCCGGTCAACCCTCAGCCGTCGACTATAAAGTGATTCCGGCCGTTGTTTTCTCCGATCCGGAAATCTCCAGTGTCGGCATCAGTGAGCGGGAAGCAAAAGAGCAAGGACTGGATTACGTTGTCGGACGGTTCCCGTTTGCGGCCAATGGCCGGGCGCTTTCCGTCAACGCCGGGGAAGGATTCGTCAAACTGGTGGCTGACAAGGAGACGGGTGTTGTACTGGGAGCGCAAATCGTCGGTCCGGAAGCATCCAACCTGATTGCTGAGATCGGCCTGGCCATTGAGATGGGTGCTACACTGGAAGATATCGAGTTGACCATCCATGCGCATCCTACCTTGGGAGAAATGATGATGGAAGCAGCCGAGTTGGCGCTGGGTCACCCGATTCATGTGCTGAACAAATAACCATGATGATACGAGAAGCCTTGCTCTACCGCAATAGAGCAAGGCTTCTTTGTTTCGTGTGCTCGTCCTATCGTCATCGCGGATTGGACGAGTATCAGCTTAATCCACGTGCAGCAAGGCGCTCGGTGACTCGCTTCATCTTTTCGTAATGCTTCAGTAGGCGAACCTTTGACTCAACCGCTTCCGTCCTGCTCGGCTGCAGGCTGTCGATTCCCCAATAGTGAATCAGGTATTCGTATACTTGGTTAAAGTAGGCGATCGGACCATAATTGGCATGGGTAGCGATGGTATTCATCCGTTGATCAAAATCAGGCATACTGCTGCCCGGCATCTTGAAATCCGTCATGACCCTTTCGATGTAGTAGACGTAATTGTGATCAATCGCCAGATACGCTTTTACGGCATCGCGGTAAAAGGCAAAATGCAGCGTCTCGTCTTTGGCCAATCGTCTCAACAGGCGGGAAAGATCCGGATCGTACGGGGTAGCGGCCTTCGCTACATTATTGTAAAAGACCATGGTCGCCAATTCCTGGACCGTGGTGTAAACCATCGTTTCCAAGGCCGAGTCAAAGTCGGGCTCGAACCCCTGCTCGACGACCAGCTTTCGCAAGCGGTGCAGGGTGTCAGGGTCGGCGTTGCGCGTGAGCAGCAGGTAGGTCTCCAATAAAGAAGAGTGCTGATCTTCCTCAGCGGTCCAGGTGTGAACGAACTGCGTCAGCACCTCCAGCGACCCCTTAAAGGTAACGGCGAGATAGGTGGTGAACCATGGTAAATTAACCTCTGTTAGCAAAGCCGTCTCGATTGCCGTGTACACCTCATCTGACAAGGTGCGTTGACTGATGTCCCAAGGTTCGCGCTTAAAGCATCTGCCTTTGTCCCAGGGAAGGAATTCGTGGTAGCTCCAATCAATCTGTGCGGCTCGTTTTCGGTGGGTTTCGTACAGCTCTTTTAGCGTTGGTTCCAAACGATGGTCAAGCAACTTGACCGCATAATGCTCTGCCATTCATTCGCTCCATTCTTGATCTGTTTTCTTTTCGTAATTGTACCCATCATACCATATTCTCAACGGCAGAACGCTAAAAAAAAAGCTGGCATCTCTTAAAAAAATGTGAAAAATGTTAGAGAAACCTTTTCATTTGTTCCATTTTTATGTAAAATATCCCTTTTCAGCTTGCGGGAGGATCTGGATGGATACGAGAAAGGCCATTGAAGAATTGCGGGCATATCTGGAAAAAGCTGTTCAACGACTTGATTACGATTTGCTGAATCCTGAGATTCTCAAGATTAGTCAGGAGTTGGATCAGCTGATTGTTGCGCAGATGGTGCATGGCAATCGATAAAAGCACCTGCGATTAGACAAACAGACATTCATGGAAACTGGAACGACCACAAGATTCACGGGGGTCGTTTTTTGTTTGCAGAGAACGCTGAACTGCTTGGACCTCTTCCTCTTAGGAAATCGGCTGGCTGATCAGACTATAGGCGATATGCAGCGTATCCCCAAACTGCGTGTATCGTGGCGGATGCGACAAAAACCAGCTTGGGTGCAGGGCAATCCGCACAACCTCTTGCGTGTCCTGGTGGTTTGTCGTCAGCGGCAAGCAAATCAATCTCTCAGACGAGTCATGCTGAATCGGAAGTGGGACGATCTCCTGCAAGTAATCACAAATCGCTTTTGTGCTACGCAGGTTTTCAAACCGGGTTCGCTCACGCACAACAGTCGGTTGCAACTCGTCCCACTTTTCTCGAAAAATGTAATGGGTGTATGCGGCAAAAAACAAGTTGAAGCGGCCTCTAATCAGTTCAGGTTCACCTTGTAGATCGTTTGGTAGG contains these protein-coding regions:
- the lpdA gene encoding dihydrolipoyl dehydrogenase gives rise to the protein MVVGEFTTEVDVLVIGAGPGGYVAAIRAAQLGKSVTVVERGELGGVCLNVGCIPSKALIHASHTYDHMKAADQMGISVENVSVDFGKVQEWKSKVVKQLTGGVGSLFKGNKIQTVPGEALFVSENEVRVFNGYEVNRYKFNHCIIATGSRPIELPAFPYGERVLSSTEALNLTEIPKNLVVIGGGYIGIELGSVYARFGSKVTILEGSDQILPGFEAEMTRLVERKLKKNKVDVFTKAMAKGMEETENGVVVTAEVKGEEKKFEADYVLVTVGRRPNTDELGLSDIGMKLTEKGYVIVDKQGQTSIPNVYAIGDIVEGPALAHKASYEGKVAAEAIAGQPSAVDYKVIPAVVFSDPEISSVGISEREAKEQGLDYVVGRFPFAANGRALSVNAGEGFVKLVADKETGVVLGAQIVGPEASNLIAEIGLAIEMGATLEDIELTIHAHPTLGEMMMEAAELALGHPIHVLNK
- a CDS encoding aspartyl-phosphate phosphatase Spo0E family protein encodes the protein MDTRKAIEELRAYLEKAVQRLDYDLLNPEILKISQELDQLIVAQMVHGNR
- a CDS encoding acyl-ACP desaturase — encoded protein: MAEHYAVKLLDHRLEPTLKELYETHRKRAAQIDWSYHEFLPWDKGRCFKREPWDISQRTLSDEVYTAIETALLTEVNLPWFTTYLAVTFKGSLEVLTQFVHTWTAEEDQHSSLLETYLLLTRNADPDTLHRLRKLVVEQGFEPDFDSALETMVYTTVQELATMVFYNNVAKAATPYDPDLSRLLRRLAKDETLHFAFYRDAVKAYLAIDHNYVYYIERVMTDFKMPGSSMPDFDQRMNTIATHANYGPIAYFNQVYEYLIHYWGIDSLQPSRTEAVESKVRLLKHYEKMKRVTERLAARGLS
- a CDS encoding DUF5937 family protein, encoding MIKIDLSKLYNPNPPIRFSVSPLFEMAASLHTLTQVLPTLQHHQWVKKSVEILKGEGLYSEWVYFSPLFAYSVPSLFAVHRTELLTTEEEQFTYLAELPLDQFIHSLNETLCSSMGRSQPHLSSLPNDLQGEPELIRGRFNLFFAAYTHYIFREKWDELQPTVVRERTRFENLRSTKAICDYLQEIVPLPIQHDSSERLICLPLTTNHQDTQEVVRIALHPSWFLSHPPRYTQFGDTLHIAYSLISQPIS